The sequence TGTTTTCCAGCTGCATTTTATTAGTTGAGGAGTCAGCTCATCAGCAGCAGTAAACAGGTACTGGGCAGGCATCACTGAGTACATATTGGTATAAGATGAGCTGCCAAAGGGAAGGAACCCTTTTCTTTCATGGGTTTTGAGCAATTGCATGACCACCTGAGTGCCTTCCTGAATTCTGTATTGTGGGAAGTAATGAGTAATTATCATCTAGTCTGCTTAACGTTGATAATTTAATTCATCTTTGTCGTGTCAACCTTCTGTTGTAAGTTTTAAGGCGATGAGTCTTAAGTTATGCTCTCCTCATATGGATGCTGACCACCTTTGTCACCTTTTTCTTCCAACAATATCTTGTAATCATGTGTCTCAGCTCTCATTATCTCAGTCTGAAGAGGAAGAAGGTACACGTGGACATCTGAAATCCTCTGAAACAGCGAGTGTAAGGTCACTGCCCAGCACTGCGATCCAGCCGCTGCAGTTCTGCTGCATCGTAGCTCCCATCGCTGCAACGACACTGCTGTGCCAGCGTGATGCCAGAGCTCAGATACAGGGTCCCTAATACTTTCAGAGCTGCCCCTCGACTCTGCTTCATTCTATCTCCAGAATCTGGAGCTTTTCATTTGTTCCTGGAGCGAGGTTTTCCTCAAAGGACTTGTTAAGAAATCAGCGATCTTTTATAGTCTTCAAACAGGGCACCTTTCGACGCCGACAAAAATAACGAGTGAGTAACGAGGCGGAACGTGAGCCTTGGTCTGCAGCaatgtgtttgtggggctgctgCCGTGGGGAGCGGCCAAGTGACAGCTCCCAGATTTAGCCGAGAAGACAAAGAGGAATACGGCGCTATAGGGTTACAGCCGCCACCTGCTCCGCCGATATCCCAGTGACAGCTGGGACAGCAATGCTCACTTGTCGTCGGCGTGACATCTGCCTGCGAATGAGCACGGCCTTTGTGGCCAGGCGCTTCTAGTTGTCGTTATCTAGAGAAGTCAAGATAATGAGGAGCAGTTTGTTGTTAATACAGATGGCTTGCATGGGAAGACCTTTGAAACAGTGTTGAAATCCTGCTGTTTGTGCTTACACAGAACGAGAAGGAGATAAATGGATCCTGCTGTAGCTGTTTGCTGGGATGCATTTAAAACAAGCAAAGCTATCAATTTGATTACCAAAAGCAACGAAGCGGGAGGCAGCAGAGTCAGCACATGGTGgtgggggatggatggatggacacttTCGTTGCATGGCCACAACAAGGCTCTGTTGTGTCAACATCTCTTTTCCCAAAGAGAAATAGCTTTAGAAAGGATGATCCCCCTGGTAAATTTGAGAGGTGACTCATGAGACAAGAACCAATCTCCTCCTGTTTAGTATACCAAGGCCTTAAAGATAAATATTGACTTAGCCATGATTAGAGCAGGAAGCTGAGAATATTGCTGTCAATCAGCTGCTAAGGACGTGGCTCACAGCGTCTTTCTTGACTGAGTCCCTGTTCATTCCAGTTCCTGCTGTCAGGGTTAGAACAGATGAGGACAGGATGGGGCAATGACTGGGTTATTATCACATCATTCCTGTTGTTTGCAGCTTTGAGCATAGTCAGAGACAATGGAGCTTTCAGTTTATTCAAAGTGCCATCCGAAGTTCAACATCCCAGCTGTGGGACACTTTGCCTCTTGAGGGACCTACGTACATTCTAAAAATCTGGTCCCAGGCTTTCTGCATCTCAGTTCTTACCTCTGCTCCTGGGGCACCAAGGTGACAGATTTATTAAGGGCTGGAGGTGATCAGACCCTGTGGCAGGGGGTCTGCAGAGGGATTTGAAAGGCTTTCAGATAGGAAATGTTGTATTTTTTAGCAGTATCTCCAGTGCTCCCCAAGGCCCCTTTCACTTCCACGCTGTGCTGCCCATACTGACCCTGGCCTGAGGGTTATGTTTCACAACATGAGCCAAAATGTTGACATTGTGGCATTTGATTATTCCCTGAGTAGCATCACGGGGAATGTTGTTGACACAAGATATGCAGCCCACAGGCAACTCTGAATAAGGTAGTCGGTATTATTGGCTTGAAAAGTGGCCTCCCCAGGGGGGATTAGTGGGGCAGAGCGTTACCTGGGGGGTCTCGCACCCCTCgcacagcacagctgggctgctgTGACTCCTCTACCTGCAGCGTTTCTGTGCGTGTTGGTTTGGATGGTATAATTGGACGCAGAGTACATGAAACAGCTCCAACGACATTCCACCAAACCTTTGATACTGAATGGCATGAAGCAAAGCCAGCACAGTGGAAACGTCCTCCTGGGTGCTGCCCAGCCCCGTGCACACGCCTGTCACCCCGGTGCCGTGACACCTCTTCACCACAGCTGCCATTGCAGCTTTTTGCTTTCATACAACATGGCCATAGCGCTTTGTTCCTATTGATCGTGGAGCTAGGGCTGAACCTCTAAAGTTTCTCAGACTATTCCTTTAATCCTGGGTTGAGCCTTCAGATGCCCTGACTTCATAAGGCTGTGATTTATTTGCAAAATCACACTAAATAAAGCAAGTGGAATTCAACCTTTACCCTCAGCTTCCCTGGGCTAAGAAAACAAACACCTGACTGTGCTTGTGGTGAGAGCAGCTGAGTTTTGCTTCTGGTCGGCCTTTCCCTGGCACTGCTCCTCAAGCGAGTACTTCCCCATACCATTCAAAGCCTGGCTTATTCCTAGAACTGGTTTCAATTCTCTAAAACTGATGGCATCAGACACTTGCACTTTTTCACCACACCAGTGGAATTCAACAGGCTGAACTGTGCTTtcctcttaatgaaaaataattgcttcCTCTGTCCTCCAAATAACCACCGTTTAGCTTGATTTTGGTGAAGCTGCAGTGCTAAAGGAATTTGGCTCTCGGTTGACGTTGGGTTTGGTTCATTCCAAGGTTTTATCTTTCTACAGGCATTAAAGAGCACAGCAGGACCGGGCACATGTGTGTTCATAGAATCGCTGCAGCGGGAGCTCTTAGCCCAGTTTCAATGGCTGCTTTAAAGGCAAAGTCCATTGCATGGGAGTACACTGTTGTTATGCATGAATCATATACCCAAGGGTAGATTACTGATATATGTTTAATTATTTTCCTGTACCCTGACACAATTAATTCTTTTAGGTTTGCATACCTCTGCACCTGAATTTCTTTAAAGGATGGATATACCTTGGACCGGGATCTTTGGTGGCGGTAAAGAGCAAATACTGTTGCTGTTGTGAATTTTGCTAAGTTTTCAGAAAACTGAATCTGGAATCTGAACTTGAATCTTAACTCAGCTTTTAAAGTAGCCCGGTTCATACTGAATCTGAAGAGTATGCAAGAAATAAAGGCCTAGTATTTAAGTGCAAAGTTAGGGTATTGCAGTATACTGAGGGGTAATTGTATCAGGGAAGGTGCCTGTCTCCGCGATAGAACGACTTCATCCACCCAAGATGAGCTGTGTTTATTTGCATCGCACTGTTTGCCGGATAGGCTACTGTTTCATGCAAACAAACCCAATCTGGATTTTAATATCATTAAGTCATCCTAATAAAGTTCCGTGTTTTCCTCCTGATCCCACAGTACTTTTAAGTCCAAGTCTTTGAACAGCATGGTGAGGGGAGTGCCCATGTCCCGCTCTGAGACAGCGTCTTGGGACACACTGTTACTCAGTTTTGTGCAGCTtagcccctttgctgctgttaacATTTCTGTTTCTTGAGTCTCTGGAAACAACAACTTCTTTGTAGAATGTGAGAATGAATCTGGCAACACCCAGCGCTCTGTGTTGTTCTCCCCAGGGAGGTTGTTACCGGTACGGACTGAGAGGAGCAGGGCTGCTGGTGGAGGTGACAGCGACTCCTCCTCTGTGTCCGCGAGCACCGCAGACAGTAAGAGCGGCAGTTCTGTCTGTTTTCTGTAGCATCCCCCGTGTCCCAGCACAGGCGGTGCCAGCTGGGGTATGTACGCTTCACCTTCCACCCCGTCAGTCCGCAGCAGCGGTTGCTGCGTTTGCCCCTGTAAGAAACCGGATTCTTTCGTGTCGCTGCTGCTCCACAATGCCGAGTTTGGCCTCTGTTCTTTATAATCCCAGTGGCTGCGGTTCCCACCCAACATCTCCGTTATGAGCTTTCCACCACCAAAACTATCAGGAGAAACTTCCTTTAGCATTTCTTTTGGCTGCAAATTCTTCTTGTTGACACAATCCGTGCCTTTGACGCACACCCCGTAGGTCAGGGGCAGCATTTTGCTGGACGGGGCAACAGGAAGGTTTTGCCCAATGATTTGAGGAGCGTAACCCGACGGAGCAGTGCTTGCCAAGCAGGGCGGCTGGGGGGAAAGCTGGAGTGTGGGCACATCCCTGTGCTGCTCATGGGCAGCTTCTGGCGGACGGAAAGTCCACGGTGGCTCCAACGTTCTGTCCAAGCGTTGGCTGATCTGCGGTACCTGCACGTCCGGGATGAGAAAGGATGGTCTGGTTAAATTAATGGGCTTTATGATGTGTTCCACTGTCAGCGTAAGAGGCTGGAATGATGAGATCCCTCTGAAGTCCTGTGGAAATAGATCGACAAATGTGAATTAATAACGAGAAGCTGTGGCTTTGAAGGTTTGCTTTAAGtcctttacatttttctttggaGAAATATCAGTAAAGCCAGTAATGACCAACAGGGATCTGCTCTGTTGACAAAAGAACTTATTCTTCTTTTCCTGGGGAGTGACCCTTCAAAGGAGTACAGATATCTGTCATACACCATGGCAACCATGCAgtcctaaaatatgtaaatcaaaTTGCCAGTGGGTCACTTAAAAACTGGAAATGAAAATCTGTGATTTTGGGAACAGTTCTAACATCGATGTAGAGCCCTGCTCTCTTCTAGGGACAATACATCCCATTTATTTCCTTGAATAGAATAACCAGGATTCTTCAAATCTTCAGCTATCTTTGCTGTGTTATTTTACAGTTCCCTGTAACCAATTTTATCTACGTGTGGCAGGATGATCACATGTAAACTGCCAGTGGTCTGCAGCGCTTGCCGAGACTGTGCTCATCTCATCATCCCCCTCAATTAGCAATGCTATTTAGGTGCACGCACATAATTCCAAGCACTTTAAGTATTTGCTGCAGGGGTTTAGGAGCACTTACCAATGACATAGGCTGCGCGCTGCGTTGCTTGACGTACTTATAGATCCCATAGCTAAttgcagcaaacaccagcccggCACAGAAGGCGAGTGCCACGAAGCAGTAGAGAAGCCACGACTTGTCTGCTTGGTGAGGAAGAGAACAAATGGAAAATGGAGCTTCAGAGAAAAACTGCGTGGGATTAGGTAAATTATGTTATAGGTCTAGTTTCATAGGACTAGATTTTTAAATTAGGAAAGTTGGTGTTGGTTCAATATCTTTAGCAAGACTCTCTTGGTTTATACCAGCTGAAAATCAGCCTCTTGTGTAGCCAGTATCCCAAATTGGTAAATGAGTGAACAGCCTCACCTGCCAGCGTTTTAACCCAGAACACCTGGGCCTTGCTGCTCCTCTGGAGGAGGTTTATGTACACGGTGCCGTTGTATTCCGTGTCGGGGTCCAGGTTGGAAACTTCAAATTCTTTGTTGTGCTCATTCTTTGTCCACTATTTCAAATAAAGGCAAATTCTGTGTTTTAGAAAGATTACATGCATACAGCTTCTTCAAATCAGATTGCAAAATTCAGTATGAAGTTTTCTGTACTAGTAAGGTGTTGCAGGACTATAAGAATTCTTCATATATGGAATTCTAAAGATACAATTTGCTGTATTTaatttttgcatttcatttcCTTAAGACTTGAACTAATCAAGTCATTCTTTCTTTTAGTCACCAGCAGCTTAACATTTTGCTATTTATACATTACCCTGGGAAGCTCTGGTTTCCTTTCCATAATTTTAGAGGAATTCTTAAAGTTCTTCTCATCTGCTGAGACCCAAAGACTCTGGAACTTTCTCTTGCACCTCAGCAATCTCATTGGTCACGTATAAGCTCTGGTGTCCTTCTCCATCGTATGCAAAGTGTGGCTCACAAAAGTCAGCGGGCCTGAGGTTGTGCTTTACCTTTTGGTGTGTCCTTTGGTTGAATATCGTTAAGTGATAATCAACAGCACCAAATTTGCTACAAATGTCCTCTACGGTTAGCTGGTGGTCACCCACACCTCTCAGGGGGGTGTAGGGGGGCCGGATAAGGAACTTTATGGACCGTACATAAGGAATATACTCCACTGCTGGTGCTCCGATAACAGCTGGAAAAGACAGAATGGGAAGCCTGAGATTAAAGTTGATACATCATCAGATCATCTTATACACAGCTTATACACACTGCCACCTTGAAATATGGACAAATGTGCAGGGGAAAATTTCCACGTTGAAATATTGACAGATGTGCAGGGGAAAATTTCCACCTTGAATTGCTGACAAATGTACAGTGGGAAAATTTTAGTCACAGAGCCATGAGAGAATTGGCAAAGGCCACGTTGTGTGTTTGCGTTAGAGCTCAGTGAGGGGTTGGGAACATTAAATATCGGTTGGTCTGGCTGCTTATCCTCATTTTCAGGAGTTCACATTTCAGAGTTTCTATGGCAGTGTTACTGACTGTCCTCAAGCTGCCCAGCATGTCCCTTGCCCATCCTCAGGCCTTCACCCCCTTCCTACCCAGCCCAGAGTCGTGCAATACTGCAATTTGAAGCAATACCATCCTAAACATCAGTGAGAGCTGGAATGAATCGCCAGCGAGCAGGATTTGATCATTTCAGCAGCCGTACGTACTCTCTTTTCTGGGTTCGAATCTTTCTGAGCGCACCCAGCCGGAGGAGCAGTCGTCCTGGCCATTCACCCTCACCCTGGCGTAATAATTCTCTGTGAAGTTTTCCGTTTCGCGAGTGAGGTTGCAGAAACGCTGCCTGATGCTCTGGCACTCCTGCTTGTTAAGCCAGGACTTTTCTCCATACCTTAAGACAGAAAAAACCAACCCTTTTAGTCTGTTTGGTAGAACAGATGCAATACCACCCTTCTCCAAAATGATCCGAACAGGCTGTTCTGCCAACTCTTAGTAGTTTTTAAAAGCATTATTGCAATTAGCAGGTGGCAGGGGATGTAATGGCCGGGGTTCTTTGCCCAGCCCTTACTCTGAATGATTGTTCACAAGTTCACTGCAGTGTTTGCAGACTTGTCCAAAGCCCACAGAGCTATCTTGTGCCATTAGTTTGATTTCTCACAACTCTAGTGACTGAACCAGAGGAAGACAATCGCTCTGACCTGTATTTACAGGTGAGGAAACTGCAGAATAGAGAGAAGAAAGGTGCTGAAGGCAAAGAATAGCTCAGTAATGGAGTAAAGCTGGCAACCCAAGGTGTGAAAGTATTTGCTTAACTGAGCACCAGTTTAATTCTGTGCTTCACTGTGTTCTTGTCTAAGCAGAAGCGTTTCCATAACAGTGGAAAAAGCGACAGAAACAGCAAAATCTACATTTCTTTCTTGGCCCtttctctgcaaacagcagcccTGGGAACAACAGATCTCCAAAGAGAAGCAAACCTCACATACTGTTTATACTGAACGTCAAATACAGTGCCAGGGGGAATATCTGCTTCAGTTTCCCATGTCAGGATGTTCTCAAAGTTCGTAGAAGAGAATGCTGCACGTTTCAGACATGCTGACCTCTCCGCAGTCACAACGCCTGGGGGAGCAAAGAAACTGGTATTAAAATGCATATTCTGGCATCTCAGCCCTGGGATGGATGCGGGTCCAATGCTGCTCGGCCTTTCACTGAGCAGCAGTATCAGGTGTCTTGGTTCCAGTTTGCCAGAGATGGGCTGCAAGGCAGAAGTTTGGCCAGAAGAGGAATTCAAAGCATGCACACATCATTGTGTGCAGCTTGCGGATTATCGACTCATCCCAAAGAAATATAAGTCAGATATTTTTACAGAAAGACTTCAAAAAGTCAGAAAATCTTTGAGTTCCTTACCAGGATTCTTTTAAAGCAGTTAAATGGCTGGTTTTCAGGGCTAGATTCATAtctatgaatcatagaatcatcgaaCAGAATGTCTGCCCATACTCAGGGAAGTGACATTCTGCAATCGGTTCACATCACTGAGGATGTGACTGCCCTTCACCTCTCCCGCTCCGTGTTTTATTGGGTGGAGGGTGACACGCAAAGAGCCGGTGCCGGGACTCTGCTCTGGGTGTGCCCGGGTGAAAACAAACAGTTGCACTCCCTGCTCGCCCTGTGCCTCTTCCCACAGGGTTCGGCCTTGGGACGCAGAAATATCACTTGGCCCTGGCAAATGCCACCTGCCTGAGCTGCCTCTCCGAGAACAGCCCCCAATCCACCTGCAGCAAATGTTCTTGGCTGCGGAACAATCTCCTGGAGACTTTGAGCTCTCTGCTATTACGAGAATACACAGCGTTTCTCAAGGCTGATTCGCAAGACCTTCTAACTTGAGGAGTAACCTTCAGAATCGCTAAGCTCTGTGAATTCAAATTATAGATCCGTCCTCAAAGGTAGATAATTTATACATGACTCTTGGTTTGCGGTATTGGTAAACACCTTGAACATGCATGAGGTTCAGCCTGCACTTGCTGAAAATGAATAGTCCCATTATGGTGCTTGTAAGTGAACgctcaaaatcattgagtcccCACATGAACAAATGATGTGATAAGGAAATGCAAGCAGCACAGCTTTACAGATGGGAAAACTGAGGACCTGAATGGGGGTGACTTGGCCAAGATCAGGGACTAAACCACACCAGTTCCTGGATCCTTGCTCTGATCTCTCCCTCCAGCTGTCTCCAAGGAGAAGCAAGTGTCAGTAGTTCCAACTGGCGTGCTGTACAGGGGGAGAATTAGGTGTAAAGACATAAATCTGCCTCTCAGGCTTGTTGTGTGTGGCATTTTGGCAGGAAAGCAACACAGAGATGGGCTGAAGTCTGTTCCACGTTTTGTCCTGACCTCATCTACAGCTCAACACTGGGCACAATCTTCCTGGCGAGGCAGAAATGCAGCAGTCGGTACAAAGCGGGTGGGTTTCCCTGTCTGGGCACCGTGAAAACTGAGTCACCAATCCTCTGATCATATCAGAAGTAGGAAACCTCCGTCTTCCCACATCTATCCATACTAAAACACAGTTATGCAAAGCAGCGTAGTGTAAGCACAGTCAAGTGTGGGCAGGGAAAACCAGGATATTTCACAGGGTAAAAGTCCCGCTGTTACAGAATTTTCTGAAGGCGCCTTCCTTACAGAATAAGATCACGGATACGAAAGCAGATGAATAAGGTTGCTTGTTGAAAAGCTGACATTTGAAAACATAATAGGTTTCACCCAGGAGTGAATTTGCTGCGTTTGGAGTTGGATTAAATGGATTTTAGGGACACATTATTAGTTTGTACCTCTTTTAAGATCAGGGCCATTCTTGTATTCATTTCTGTCTCCGCTTAAGATACAAGGGGCTGATGCAAAGCCCCCTGAAGTCAATGAGTATCCTCTACTCCTGTAGAGTTTGGGTTGTAACACACCAGGGGCAAACGCTTTGAAGTCTTTCCTTGTCCGTACTAATCCTTAAAGCACCGAGCACACCATCAGTACTTACAAAATATTGGAAGGAGAGAGCGACACAGGGAACTTTTGAACACCTTCAGACAAGAGCTCGTTCTCTGGGTCTTCCAATAAACACGACTGAATTACCTTCCAGGATCAAACAGAAACAACCGCGACCAGTGACAGAGAAGGAGAAATCAGGACTTACCGACCACTGAAAATACAGCCAAGACGCTCAGAAATTGCTTCATGAATAACTACGCGAGCTGCGCTGGGAGAACAGGCGGTCGATCCTGTGCGTGGGTGAATCACCTTTTACAGGAGCTAAATTCTTGTTTGTGAGGCCGGGTTGGGTTTGTTACCCAGTAACAAGCTGCAGAGCTCCTGTCCCGCCTGCGTTGGGCTCTGAGATCAGCAGCTACGGATCTGCGCGCATGTGTGAGAGAGAACAGGAGAGTAACTGCGATTGCAGCTCTGCCTGCGGAGCCTGCACACCTGCCTGGACAAAGGTGCGCCAGCCAGAGGCTGAGAAAACCCCCAGGTTTTGAAAGAGCGCCAAACATTTTGCCGATAAAAACTTCCTGCCCAAAAGCCCTCCCTGAGCTTTCTCAGTTTTAGGCCTCGTTTTTCTGGTCGGGTAACTTTGACTTGTTAAAACTCTAGAAATCAAACCTAGTGCTGTGCATCTACTTGGCTTTATAACGGCTGCAAGCAGGACATCCATTTCCTTAAGAAATACCTTGGAATGCTTTCTTAAAATGAAACTCAGACAAGTGAATGGTTTTTAAGCTCTTGTATTGTTCACGCTGGGTATGGATGGGAGCCAGACGGCTTCGCAGAGCTCTGGGGAGGAGCACGTGCTACCCCGTGGCTTTTCGCAGAGGCCACTGGAGACCTACGATTTATTTTTGTGGCTACTGACAATATAAGGCTGTGTTCTGAGTTCCGTGAATACCATATGGTAAGAACTGCGAGTTTGCATGAAATCTAACCAAGAGAAAGATACAGTTCCTGTTGCGCcgctttctttgttttttaggCTCTTGTTACCTTACATTTTCAGGCTTTTCACAAAAGAGCGAGAGACATTTCCTTCTTTGGTCAAAAGTGAAAAGTAATTGCTTGTTTCCAGGAGATGCAGATTTAGCACCGGCAGATGTGTGTAACCCCTGAAGAGCTGGCGCAGCTGCGCGCTGCTTGTTTTACCCAAGATGTCTTAAGTGGGGAGAACTTCACCCATACAACCTGCATTTGAAGCTTAGGAAGCTCCCGTAGCCCTTGCTTTTGGATTTTTGCATTCAAAATCCCTGGCTCATTCCTTCCCCATGGTCACAACTGCACAAACCTGCCCTCGGTCCCTGGGTTTGCCGAGGACTAACTGGACCATTGCATAAAGCCGAGGTTGCACCAGAGCAAACCCAACTGGGCTGTCCTGAGAACCATTGTTGCTGCAACCCCAGAAATGCTTTTAACAGAGCCCTAAACCTCTGTCCATCCCTGACCCTTTTGCACCGAAAAGCAGGTCTCAGGCGTTGGTGAAAGAACAAGGATGCTGCCCCAGCAGCACAACTCACCTCTCCGCCAGCTCCCAGCCTGAGAAGAGCCGGACAAGACAAAGAACTGGTGCCAGGCCCTGTTTGCAGAGCTGTGACATGTCAAAATCATTCGGTAGAGGTTGAGCAACTTTCAAGTTTCCCGTAACTCAAAGCCTTGGGGGGGTTTTCTTGGATTGCACAAGAGGATGGGTGGCGATTGTATTTGAATGATCTGCGTGTTTCTAAGTGAACAGGAGGGTGCAGGATGTACCTAAGGACACTTTGCAGAGAACAGGtaggaaattaaaaaggaaaattctaGTTGATGAATCTTTTTTCTCCCATCTCCCCTTTTTATTTAATTGAGGGCCTTGATGAGTCcgtcttgcttttccttttcaaagcAATTCCCAGCCCCTCCTCTTATATTGTTCTTCTGAGTCTCTGAAGGCATCAGCTTTAATACCCTCCTCCTACATCCTTCCCTCATCCGAGACAACTCTGTTGTGTGTCTCCCTGTTTAATTTAATGCTTTGCTTTTCTGCGTCTCCTTTTACTGGAATAAAATGTGAGGCTGTGTTTCTATGAGATGGGAAGAGCACACATTAAAAATACACTGCAAAGGTCAGCATTGCCCAGTCAAGGGAGGATTTGTCTCCTGGGCCTTTTGCTGTGGGACTTGTGGTTTCATTCTTTGCTCAGAGatggtcacagtcctgctctttcAGGGaccagagggtgacctggctgggAGGATTCCACTCAAACCAAAGCATTAGGAATGGGAAGCCCATGTTTTAAAGTGTAATGTTTTTCAGGATGAGCTGCAGTCACCCTTTGTACTTCTGGGAAacctaaaaacacacacacacgtggagttatatatgaaaatattattGCATCTGCATCAAGCAGCTCTCAAACGTTCTGCACAGCAGGGAGAATTTCAGCTTTGATAGGTACACtgatataaaaacaaaaataaataaatagcaggcATGCCACACATTTATCACAGAAGGTGATCTCTGTGCATTGAGATCTTTTCATCCCGCAAAAGCGAAGGTTGTTCGAGGTCTCTGTGCGGTACTTCCAGTCGAGCAGGGGTGCAATTTTGTAGCTTCAGACAAGCAAATGTAACGTTAGCGGTTCATCCTGGCTCGAAACCAGCGTGCGGGCACATCGCTCGCTGATGGTTTCACGCGGGTCCGGgttgtggttttgctgttttAGAGGTGGGTTTTGCCTTTCATAACCCGCATGGAAAAGTGACTTTGCTCTCGCGTCACAGGTGGACACAAGATGCTGTGTGTTCACTGGGTGACACCGGCGGTGTCACCGCGTGTCTCACTCTTGGCCACGTTCGAATTGCGTGTCTCATACCCGAACCGTAACACCTTATCACAGCTGTCCCTGCGCAGAGGGACGGTGAATGTGCGTTAGTTACTTAGCAGTAAAAATACACCTTTTATGACCTTACAGCCATATACCTTGATAGGCCACACATCAGTGGAAAAAACTGTCTAGGTGAATAAATACAAAAAGCACCACTATCAGTTATTTGTCCTCATTTTGCTCTCCTTGTGCGGATATCTGGAGCTCTCTAGCGTTTTCCAGGCGCAGCACAGAACTGCTAGGGCGCTCTAGCTCCTCCTCATGTAATGTGCGTGCTCGTAGCCTTTGAATTTAAACTTTTGATCGTGTTTTTCTTTCATAGTTGAAGTTCCAAATGTGTCACTTAGCACCGTGGGTGCAGGAGGTGTCCCTTCTGTAGAATTATCGCTGTCACAGTCGCTTGCGATCCCTTCATCTTCTGCCACTTGGGATGTTTGAAAGGAAATGAGCTGCTGGGTGCTGGGATCCTCCCTGAGCTGCGATATCTCTCCGATCCGGACCTGCGGATCCAGTGTTGATTTCTGGTAATGCTTGGTGAAGCGATGAGCGTTCCTGTGCAGATAATGGCCCTCGGCTGGAGGTTTGGCACAGGTCCCCTCCGCCGGTGTCTGTAAGAGGGTCATTTCCAGGCGTTCATCCCTGTCTGTGTCCTGCTGTCCGTGTTCCCTGGGACCTGGGAATCTCACATCAGCGAGGGATATTGTTCCCAAAGAGGAGCTGCGAGAAAGGGACGCCGTCTCCGTTCCTTGGGATCCAGAGGTGTCCACCTCATTCTTGCTCGTTGGAAAGAAGGAGAAGCCCAAGGTGCTCAGGTCAAGCACAGACTCACTGTCCACAGAGAGATCTCCAGATCCCAAGTCCGAGCCAGTTTCGTCCTGAGCTGTTCTGGATGATTCACAGTTGAGGTGTCTCTTCGGAAACTGAGGCATTTCAGTGTATGGGATGAAAGtactgctgtcctcttcctcctcctcctctgatgatgatgatgagaggAAAGAATCCGTCCATGGTACGTTGTTTCTTGCTGAAGTTCTGTTTGTCTTCCTTTGGGACACTGGCTGCTCTGTGCAGATAAGGTAGTCCCCAAAGGATTCCTTTTCACTGAGCTCATAGTCACAGGCTGCTCCAGCAGCTTTTAAAGGAGAGAAATCCTaccaaggaaaagaaacaaaccacaggTCAGTGAGTTAGCGATGCTTTTTAAAGAAAGGTTTGGCCATAGGACATGCCGGAATGGAAGC is a genomic window of Patagioenas fasciata isolate bPatFas1 chromosome 25, bPatFas1.hap1, whole genome shotgun sequence containing:
- the IFNLR1 gene encoding interferon lambda receptor 1 isoform X2; this translates as MCTWRVGVLTALCFLQPATGRVQLPPPQDVTLLSKDFDLILTWAPGEGSPPDVTYTVSQDLMGKWIKVPHCKNIRHTSCNLTCVLPNLFVKARARVKAVSGRLQSPWVESQFKEYHLDVELAPPVLNVNTKENVIHVNTSFPLAACVESFSWTYDLNLWEAGSEDKKTYERKFRTETVTIDTTALRGNYCLSARSSYESVEFKHSPFSQPVCVLLNHKAMEWRFPFPATIPVFVLTMFLISAFIVCWLKQDAEQKMMPHALDFSPLKAAGAACDYELSEKESFGDYLICTEQPVSQRKTNRTSARNNVPWTDSFLSSSSSEEEEEEDSSTFIPYTEMPQFPKRHLNCESSRTAQDETGSDLGSGDLSVDSESVLDLSTLGFSFFPTSKNEVDTSGSQGTETASLSRSSSLGTISLADVRFPGPREHGQQDTDRDERLEMTLLQTPAEGTCAKPPAEGHYLHRNAHRFTKHYQKSTLDPQVRIGEISQLREDPSTQQLISFQTSQVAEDEGIASDCDSDNSTEGTPPAPTVLSDTFGTSTMKEKHDQKFKFKGYEHAHYMRRS
- the IFNLR1 gene encoding interferon lambda receptor 1 isoform X1, whose translation is MCTWRVGVLTALCFLQPATGRVQLPPPQDVTLLSKDFDLILTWAPGEGSPPDVTYTVRYESQDLMGKWIKVPHCKNIRHTSCNLTCVLPNLFVKARARVKAVSGRLQSPWVESQFKEYHLDVELAPPVLNVNTKENVIHVNTSFPLAACVESFSWTYDLNLWEAGSEDKKTYERKFRTETVTIDTTALRGNYCLSARSSYESVEFKHSPFSQPVCVLLNHKAMEWRFPFPATIPVFVLTMFLISAFIVCWLKQDAEQKMMPHALDFSPLKAAGAACDYELSEKESFGDYLICTEQPVSQRKTNRTSARNNVPWTDSFLSSSSSEEEEEEDSSTFIPYTEMPQFPKRHLNCESSRTAQDETGSDLGSGDLSVDSESVLDLSTLGFSFFPTSKNEVDTSGSQGTETASLSRSSSLGTISLADVRFPGPREHGQQDTDRDERLEMTLLQTPAEGTCAKPPAEGHYLHRNAHRFTKHYQKSTLDPQVRIGEISQLREDPSTQQLISFQTSQVAEDEGIASDCDSDNSTEGTPPAPTVLSDTFGTSTMKEKHDQKFKFKGYEHAHYMRRS